A single region of the Hyphomonas adhaerens MHS-3 genome encodes:
- a CDS encoding NAD(P)H-dependent flavin oxidoreductase yields MKTKLTEMLGIERPIVQGGMHYVGFAEMAAAVSNAGGLGIITALTQKTPADLANEIARCKDMTDKPFGVNITFLPSTTPPDYPAIVEAVIKGGVKVVETAGNNPSSVLPHLQGAGIKVIHKCTAVRHALKAQSIGCDAVSVDGFECGGHPGEDDVPNFILLPRAADELEIPFISSGGMADGRSLVASLAMGAQGMNMGTRFIATKEAPVHENVKQAIVAASELDTRLVMRPLRNTERVLNNAGVERLLEKEKELGTNIKFEDIIAEVAGVYPKIMVEGEMDAGAWSCGMVAGLIHDIPTVQELMDRIMAEAEDIISNQMMGMLGGKVPA; encoded by the coding sequence ATGAAGACCAAGCTCACCGAAATGCTGGGTATCGAGCGTCCGATCGTGCAGGGCGGCATGCACTATGTCGGCTTTGCCGAAATGGCCGCAGCCGTGTCCAATGCCGGCGGCCTCGGCATCATCACCGCGCTGACCCAGAAGACCCCGGCCGATCTGGCCAACGAGATCGCCCGCTGCAAGGACATGACCGACAAGCCGTTCGGCGTGAACATCACTTTCCTGCCATCGACCACGCCGCCGGATTACCCGGCCATCGTCGAGGCCGTGATCAAGGGCGGCGTCAAAGTCGTGGAAACCGCGGGCAACAACCCGTCCTCCGTGCTGCCGCACCTTCAGGGCGCCGGCATCAAGGTGATCCACAAATGTACTGCTGTGCGCCACGCGCTGAAGGCCCAGTCGATCGGCTGTGATGCCGTTTCGGTCGATGGCTTCGAATGCGGCGGCCACCCGGGCGAGGATGACGTGCCGAACTTCATCCTGCTGCCGCGCGCCGCTGACGAACTGGAAATCCCGTTCATCTCCTCCGGCGGCATGGCCGATGGCCGCTCGCTGGTCGCCTCGCTCGCCATGGGCGCGCAGGGCATGAACATGGGCACGCGCTTCATCGCCACGAAGGAAGCCCCGGTGCACGAGAACGTGAAACAGGCGATCGTCGCGGCGAGCGAGCTGGACACGCGCCTCGTCATGCGTCCGCTGCGCAACACCGAGCGTGTGCTGAACAATGCCGGCGTCGAGCGTCTCCTGGAGAAGGAGAAGGAACTTGGAACCAACATCAAGTTCGAGGACATCATCGCCGAAGTCGCCGGTGTCTATCCGAAGATCATGGTGGAAGGCGAAATGGATGCCGGGGCGTGGAGCTGCGGCATGGTCGCGGGCCTGATCCACGACATCCCGACCGTTCAGGAACTGATGGACCGGATCATGGCCGAGGCTGAAGACATCATCTCCAACCAGATGATGGGCATGCTTGGCGGCAAGGTTCCGGCCTGA
- a CDS encoding 5'-nucleotidase, lipoprotein e(P4) family has protein sequence MKHHILLSTVALLAACQTAPVAPAPTETTTVEVIETVAPPAAPTQGQQWLYGSAEARIALKQDWNAIAAYVEAKAASRPNTSVVLAPVTEDGATAETADFLACDADQPLAAVFDADETLIWNLGSMGYFTRSGVGFDPAIWDQWEKTGAGKAVAIPGVKDAFKRIRNAGVEIIVNTNRSNTNVQGSADTLKAAGLGEFAHGQTLYLRGDAPGGSGKDGRRYMISDTYCVIALAGDQLGDIADIFNDDALTPPERKALTAAPAFDQMWGNGWFILPNPVYGPSLAGTMDEVFPESTDWAPPKAEE, from the coding sequence ATGAAACATCACATTCTGCTCAGCACTGTCGCCCTTCTTGCCGCCTGTCAGACCGCACCGGTGGCCCCTGCCCCGACGGAAACCACCACCGTTGAAGTGATCGAAACCGTGGCCCCGCCGGCCGCGCCGACACAAGGCCAGCAATGGCTCTACGGGTCGGCCGAGGCCCGTATCGCCCTGAAGCAGGACTGGAACGCCATCGCCGCCTATGTCGAAGCGAAAGCCGCGAGCCGCCCGAACACCAGCGTCGTGCTCGCCCCGGTGACGGAAGACGGCGCCACGGCCGAAACCGCCGACTTCCTCGCCTGCGATGCCGACCAGCCGCTCGCCGCCGTCTTCGATGCCGACGAAACGCTGATCTGGAATCTCGGCTCGATGGGATATTTCACCCGGTCGGGCGTCGGCTTCGACCCCGCCATCTGGGACCAGTGGGAGAAAACCGGCGCAGGCAAGGCCGTCGCCATTCCGGGCGTAAAGGACGCGTTCAAACGCATCCGCAATGCCGGGGTGGAGATCATCGTCAACACGAACCGGTCCAACACCAACGTCCAGGGCTCTGCCGACACGCTGAAGGCCGCGGGCCTCGGCGAGTTCGCCCATGGCCAGACCCTGTACCTGCGCGGCGACGCCCCCGGCGGCAGCGGCAAGGACGGGCGCCGCTACATGATCTCTGACACGTACTGCGTCATCGCCCTCGCCGGTGACCAGCTGGGCGACATTGCCGACATCTTCAATGACGACGCCCTCACCCCGCCGGAGCGCAAGGCCCTGACCGCCGCCCCGGCCTTCGACCAGATGTGGGGCAATGGCTGGTTCATCCTGCCGAACCCGGTCTACGGCCCCTCGCTTGCGGGCACGATGGATGAGGTCTTCCCCGAAAGCACGGACTGGGCGCCCCCAAAAGCGGAGGAATAG
- a CDS encoding alpha/beta fold hydrolase, producing MKVFIHGVPDTPHLWKPLIAALGLQPADYFAPALPGFGTPVPKGFACTKDAYVDYLIAEIEKLDQKIDLVGHDWGALLSQRIASVRPDLIRTWCVTNAVIDPEYRGHRTAKMWATPLLGEFVMLNMRNKPRLEATLIQGGMPASLAKEEVPLIDKTMRQSILKLYRSAIGLRFSGPWVSDLANLPSPGQLFWGETDPFVDLSVAERFSKAHNVPLHVEKGTGHWACADRAEQFAEVLTALWAKG from the coding sequence ATGAAGGTCTTCATTCATGGCGTGCCGGACACGCCGCATCTCTGGAAGCCGCTGATCGCCGCGCTCGGCCTTCAGCCAGCAGACTATTTCGCCCCCGCCCTGCCGGGCTTTGGCACGCCGGTGCCGAAAGGCTTTGCCTGCACCAAGGACGCCTATGTCGACTATCTGATCGCGGAAATCGAGAAGCTGGACCAGAAGATCGACCTGGTCGGCCATGACTGGGGCGCGCTCCTGTCCCAGCGTATCGCCAGCGTGCGGCCGGACCTGATCCGCACCTGGTGCGTCACCAATGCCGTGATCGACCCGGAGTATCGCGGCCACCGGACAGCGAAGATGTGGGCGACGCCCCTGCTCGGCGAATTCGTCATGCTGAACATGCGCAACAAGCCGCGCCTGGAAGCGACCCTCATCCAGGGCGGCATGCCCGCAAGCCTCGCGAAGGAAGAAGTGCCGCTGATCGACAAGACGATGCGCCAGTCGATCCTGAAGCTCTACCGCTCCGCCATCGGCCTGCGCTTCTCCGGACCGTGGGTCAGCGACCTTGCGAACCTGCCCTCCCCCGGACAGCTCTTCTGGGGCGAGACCGATCCCTTCGTGGACCTCTCCGTCGCCGAGCGCTTCTCGAAGGCGCACAACGTGCCCCTGCATGTCGAAAAAGGCACCGGCCACTGGGCCTGCGCCGACCGGGCAGAACAGTTCGCAGAGGTCCTGACAGCCCTCTGGGCGAAGGGCTGA
- a CDS encoding SAM-dependent methyltransferase, with protein sequence MNKLITLRPIGTVSSTRDTPIDDDWDAIPAHIDLDADQFTAEALMGLDAFSHCEIIFLFDRVPDEKIETGARHPRGREDWPRIGIFAQRGKNRPNRIGLTTCRIVSVEGLRLTLTGLDAIDGTPVLDIKPVMSGFAPRGDFHEPDWSKEIMAGYW encoded by the coding sequence ATGAACAAGCTGATCACCCTCCGCCCGATCGGTACGGTTTCTTCCACGCGCGACACGCCCATCGACGATGACTGGGATGCCATCCCGGCCCATATCGATCTCGATGCGGACCAATTCACCGCCGAGGCCCTGATGGGCCTCGATGCGTTTTCCCACTGCGAAATCATCTTCCTGTTCGACCGGGTGCCCGACGAGAAGATCGAGACCGGCGCGCGCCACCCGCGCGGCCGGGAAGACTGGCCCCGCATCGGCATCTTCGCCCAGCGTGGCAAGAACCGGCCGAACCGGATCGGCCTGACCACCTGCCGCATCGTCTCGGTCGAGGGCCTGCGCCTGACGCTGACCGGCCTCGACGCCATCGACGGCACGCCGGTTCTGGACATCAAGCCCGTCATGTCCGGCTTTGCCCCGCGCGGCGATTTCCATGAGCCGGACTGGTCAAAGGAAATCATGGCGGGCTACTGGTAG
- a CDS encoding response regulator: MDTNTRMHESPPDEVETTEGAGLDLSRARIDVMQLMFWGCLLISIAAASVALAWPKASGAPGPILLIAMGSGGLVFLLWTVRGAGRMLGLFPEKGSAIRAAQASQPRFGWIEALDESVLIADQGGAPVAANTAYKDLTTMALMVSQGDNGPVTVDRLFGASPGLAAPVYRLSKDAKAGMARREVLPPITIGPEQVPAQYEISVSPLPRGKVLWRIRPIAGEREATGAADLKSLYVEDAPMGFFAARPDGTITYANSWLRDTLGLPESARNVRIDDIMRPEFVKMLSRDRKTGLPGRVDVQIRGRDGIEIPVHAITTWSGRGAEAAGRTILLPSAQMLNGGEERFALTGSRPPRPDGDPMFDDAPFGAVRLQGESVQSAIILDANRALMEMTDGQAAPGGQFAAMFQAEEGEDTLSSSLVDAIDKPVGLKLAGKDPRHVNVFVALDGNGRPSVAYIMDITDQRQLEIRLAHGEKMQAIGQLAGGVAHDFNNVLQGIILNNEELMVRHPLGDPSYSNLQSINEFAMRAKELVKMLLAYARQQTFKREIFAVPDFLSEFSILLRQLLDERIELEVKHGRDVPHIKADKNQLENAILNLATNARDAMLSHDNGGKLTIRTARTTGADAHAKGFKFVEDGEYMLIEVEDTGHGMSKDVMEKIFQPFFTTKEAGVGTGLGLATVYGIIKQSGGYVCTTSAVGKGTTFHIYLPALKAEEVPVPVEPTAADKATVRPMDISGRGRILLIEDEDGVRGIAASLLRSRGYEVEEACDGEEAMEILEDNPNSFDLVISDVVMPGKDGPTLIREAKDLLGHARVIFISGYAERDIAQQLDDDRAVSFLPKPFTVRQLAERVKQELGSPSKEAA; the protein is encoded by the coding sequence ATGGACACCAATACCCGGATGCATGAGAGCCCGCCGGATGAGGTCGAAACGACCGAGGGCGCAGGTCTGGATTTGTCGCGCGCCCGGATCGACGTGATGCAGCTCATGTTCTGGGGCTGCCTGCTGATTTCCATCGCGGCGGCCAGTGTGGCACTGGCCTGGCCGAAGGCCTCCGGCGCACCGGGGCCGATCCTGCTGATCGCCATGGGGTCGGGCGGCCTGGTCTTCCTGCTTTGGACGGTCCGCGGCGCAGGCCGCATGCTGGGACTCTTCCCGGAAAAGGGCTCTGCCATCCGCGCTGCGCAGGCCAGCCAGCCGCGCTTCGGCTGGATCGAAGCGCTGGACGAGAGCGTCCTGATCGCTGACCAGGGCGGCGCCCCGGTTGCCGCGAACACCGCTTACAAGGATCTCACCACGATGGCGCTGATGGTCAGCCAGGGCGACAATGGCCCGGTGACCGTGGACCGTCTGTTCGGCGCGAGCCCGGGGCTTGCGGCGCCGGTCTACCGCCTGTCCAAGGACGCCAAAGCCGGCATGGCCCGCCGCGAAGTGCTGCCGCCGATCACGATCGGCCCGGAGCAGGTGCCCGCCCAATACGAGATTTCCGTCTCCCCGCTGCCGCGCGGCAAGGTGCTCTGGCGTATCCGCCCGATTGCGGGCGAGCGCGAGGCGACCGGCGCTGCGGACCTGAAATCGCTCTATGTCGAAGACGCGCCGATGGGCTTCTTCGCTGCCCGTCCGGACGGCACGATCACCTATGCGAACTCCTGGCTGCGCGACACGCTCGGCCTGCCTGAGTCGGCGCGCAATGTCCGCATCGACGACATCATGCGTCCGGAATTCGTGAAGATGCTGTCGCGCGACCGCAAGACCGGCCTGCCGGGCCGGGTCGATGTCCAGATCCGCGGCCGGGACGGGATCGAGATCCCGGTTCATGCCATCACGACCTGGTCGGGCCGCGGCGCGGAAGCGGCCGGCCGGACAATCCTGCTGCCAAGCGCGCAGATGCTGAATGGCGGCGAAGAGCGTTTCGCCCTCACCGGCTCGCGCCCGCCGCGTCCGGATGGCGACCCGATGTTCGACGACGCGCCCTTCGGCGCGGTCCGCCTGCAGGGCGAAAGCGTGCAGAGCGCGATCATCCTCGATGCCAACCGCGCGCTGATGGAGATGACGGACGGCCAGGCGGCCCCCGGCGGCCAGTTCGCGGCGATGTTCCAGGCGGAAGAGGGCGAGGATACGCTCTCCAGCAGTCTGGTGGACGCCATCGACAAGCCGGTCGGCCTCAAACTGGCCGGCAAGGATCCGCGCCACGTCAATGTCTTCGTTGCCCTGGATGGCAATGGCCGCCCGTCGGTTGCCTATATCATGGACATCACCGACCAGCGCCAGCTGGAGATCCGCCTGGCGCATGGCGAGAAGATGCAGGCCATCGGCCAGCTCGCCGGCGGTGTTGCGCACGACTTCAACAACGTGCTGCAGGGCATCATCCTCAACAATGAGGAGCTGATGGTGCGCCACCCGCTGGGCGATCCGTCCTATTCGAACCTTCAGTCCATCAACGAATTCGCGATGCGGGCGAAGGAACTGGTGAAGATGCTGCTGGCCTATGCGCGCCAGCAGACCTTCAAGCGCGAGATCTTCGCCGTGCCGGACTTCCTCAGCGAGTTCTCCATCCTGCTGCGCCAGCTGCTGGACGAGCGGATCGAGCTGGAGGTCAAGCATGGCCGCGATGTGCCGCACATCAAGGCCGACAAGAACCAGCTGGAAAACGCGATCCTCAACCTCGCCACCAATGCGCGCGATGCGATGCTGAGCCACGACAATGGCGGCAAGCTGACGATCCGTACCGCGCGGACCACCGGCGCCGATGCCCATGCCAAGGGCTTCAAGTTCGTCGAGGATGGCGAGTACATGCTGATCGAGGTGGAAGACACCGGCCACGGCATGTCGAAAGACGTCATGGAAAAGATCTTCCAGCCCTTCTTCACCACCAAGGAAGCCGGTGTCGGCACGGGCCTGGGCCTGGCCACAGTTTACGGCATCATCAAACAGTCCGGCGGCTATGTCTGCACGACGTCCGCTGTCGGCAAGGGCACCACATTCCACATCTATCTGCCTGCCCTGAAGGCAGAGGAAGTACCGGTTCCGGTCGAGCCGACGGCCGCCGACAAGGCCACCGTCCGCCCGATGGACATTTCCGGACGCGGACGGATCCTCCTGATCGAGGACGAGGATGGCGTGCGCGGCATTGCGGCGTCCCTGCTGCGCTCGCGCGGGTATGAGGTCGAGGAGGCCTGCGATGGCGAAGAAGCCATGGAAATCCTCGAAGACAATCCGAACAGTTTCGACCTCGTCATTTCCGACGTGGTCATGCCGGGCAAGGACGGGCCGACCCTGATCCGCGAGGCGAAAGACCTGCTGGGCCATGCCCGCGTGATCTTCATCTCCGGCTATGCCGAGCGCGACATCGCCCAGCAGCTGGACGACGACCGCGCGGTCTCCTTCCTGCCGAAACCGTTCACCGTCCGGCAGCTGGCCGAGCGGGTGAAACAGGAACTCGGCAGCCCCAGCAAGGAAGCCGCCTGA
- a CDS encoding DUF885 domain-containing protein, with protein MKPVLIARSSALALLIATAGCAMNEEAAVPAAGTEAAAMEAVASPETPSAEDIAAESARLNEWFDQKFAETISRSPITQTYLGIKDNYGEWDDVSDANALKELEILRADVAEMETSFNPDLLDHQAKISWRIAEMNLKQAEEDYKYLHHGYVFDQMNGVQAEIPAFLINQHQITSKSDAEAYISRLNGVPAYLEQNLENARIALADGIQPPAFVYKYVLSDAQGVITGAPFDDSGKDSPLMGDFRKKVTGLVENGTITQAEADQLLDEATDALTNSVGPAYKAAIAELGEQAKTATTDDGAWKLPDGDAYYASRLADYTTTDMTAEEIHNLGLAEVARIHDEMRGIMKQVGFEGSLKEFFDFTRTDPQFFKPNTPEGKTEYLDEATGWIDQMREDLPNVFNTFPKADLIVKAVEPFREKSAGKAFYSRPAPDGSRPGTYYANLYRMQDMPTYQMQALAFHEGIPGHHMQIAIAQELTGVPKFRKYGGFTAFSEGWGLYSEYLPKEMGYYSDPYDDFGRLAMEIWRAARLVVDTGIHDQHWTREQAIQYLLDNTPNPEGDARKAIERYIVMPGQATAYKIGMNKIVELREKAKAELGDKFDIRDFHDVVLKDGAVPLDILEENVDDWITETKAAE; from the coding sequence ATGAAACCTGTCCTGATTGCCCGGTCCTCGGCGCTTGCCCTGCTGATTGCTACCGCTGGCTGCGCCATGAATGAGGAGGCTGCAGTGCCTGCTGCAGGCACCGAAGCGGCGGCCATGGAGGCTGTCGCGTCCCCAGAAACGCCGAGCGCCGAAGACATCGCGGCGGAATCTGCCCGGCTCAATGAATGGTTCGACCAGAAATTCGCCGAAACGATCTCCCGCAGCCCGATCACGCAGACCTATCTCGGCATCAAGGACAATTATGGCGAGTGGGACGATGTCTCCGATGCCAATGCGCTGAAGGAACTGGAGATCCTGCGCGCTGACGTCGCCGAAATGGAGACCAGCTTCAATCCTGACCTGCTGGACCACCAGGCGAAAATCTCCTGGCGCATCGCCGAGATGAACCTGAAGCAGGCCGAGGAGGACTACAAATACCTCCACCATGGCTATGTCTTCGACCAGATGAACGGCGTTCAGGCGGAAATTCCGGCCTTCCTGATCAACCAGCACCAGATCACCTCCAAATCCGATGCGGAGGCCTATATTTCCCGCCTCAACGGCGTCCCGGCCTATCTGGAACAGAACCTCGAAAACGCGCGGATTGCGCTGGCTGACGGCATCCAGCCGCCTGCCTTCGTCTACAAATACGTCCTCTCCGACGCGCAGGGCGTGATCACTGGCGCCCCCTTCGATGACAGCGGCAAGGACAGCCCGCTGATGGGCGATTTCCGCAAGAAGGTCACGGGCCTCGTCGAGAACGGTACGATCACTCAGGCAGAGGCTGACCAGTTGCTGGATGAGGCGACGGACGCTCTGACCAATTCGGTCGGCCCGGCCTATAAGGCCGCCATTGCAGAGCTTGGCGAGCAGGCGAAAACCGCGACCACCGATGATGGCGCCTGGAAGTTGCCGGACGGCGACGCCTATTACGCCTCACGCCTCGCCGACTACACAACCACGGACATGACGGCCGAAGAGATCCACAATCTGGGTCTTGCCGAAGTGGCGCGCATTCATGACGAAATGCGCGGGATCATGAAACAGGTCGGCTTCGAAGGCAGCCTGAAGGAGTTCTTCGACTTTACCCGCACCGATCCGCAATTCTTCAAGCCGAATACGCCAGAGGGCAAAACCGAATACCTGGACGAGGCGACCGGCTGGATCGACCAGATGCGCGAAGACCTGCCGAACGTGTTCAACACCTTCCCCAAAGCCGATCTGATCGTCAAAGCGGTTGAGCCGTTCCGCGAAAAGTCCGCCGGCAAGGCCTTCTACTCCCGCCCTGCTCCCGACGGCAGCCGGCCGGGCACCTATTATGCGAACCTCTATCGCATGCAGGACATGCCGACCTATCAGATGCAGGCTCTGGCCTTCCATGAAGGCATTCCCGGCCACCACATGCAGATCGCCATCGCACAGGAACTGACCGGCGTGCCAAAATTCCGCAAATATGGCGGCTTCACCGCCTTCTCAGAAGGCTGGGGTCTCTATTCGGAATACCTGCCCAAGGAGATGGGCTACTACAGTGACCCGTATGACGATTTCGGCCGGCTCGCCATGGAGATCTGGCGCGCAGCCCGCCTCGTCGTCGACACAGGCATCCACGACCAGCACTGGACCCGCGAACAGGCGATCCAGTACCTGTTGGACAATACGCCCAATCCGGAAGGCGACGCCCGGAAGGCGATCGAGCGCTATATCGTGATGCCGGGACAGGCCACGGCCTACAAGATCGGCATGAACAAGATCGTCGAACTGCGTGAGAAGGCGAAAGCCGAGCTTGGCGACAAGTTCGATATTCGCGATTTCCACGATGTCGTGCTGAAAGACGGCGCCGTGCCGCTGGATATTCTTGAAGAGAATGTCGATGACTGGATCACAGAGACCAAGGCGGCCGAATAG